Genomic DNA from Parambassis ranga chromosome 5, fParRan2.1, whole genome shotgun sequence:
ATGCAAAATGTCATTTATGGTCAGTTTTTCCATTTCATCCCAAAAAGCAGAAATGGCGTACACCGGTCGAGTGTGGCCTGCAGCTCGGGCGTATATCTCAGGGCTGTCGGCCACCAAGCAAGGCGTTATAGTTAAATCAGGAACAGGGAGAGGGCTGAGCTGATCGTCTTGATCAGACGCTACAAgattgagtttgtgtgtttggagtaCAGGTGTGGCTGGAGGCTCACAGAGTGCTACGCTGTGTGTGTCATTGCGTGTGGCGTCATCATCTGGCATTTCAGTAGCTGTATGGCTGGCAGATGGAAATGCCAGTGAAGGCTCATGATCACAGCTGGTAGTAGCTTCATTTCTGGAGACTGTGCTATCATATGAATGAATCTGTGTGCTTTGTGTAGTCAGACTGAGCACATGGCTGTCAGACATCAGAGATAATGAGCAGTGCAATTGTTCAAGATGGTCTTGAAGAAGATGCTGAGGCTCCTCCACTGATTCAGCAGCTGACATGTAGCTTTCAGAGTCATTGCTGTGAATGGAGAGGAACTCAGCACTGTCTTCAAGCTCGTCTGATTCCACACACTCTGCGTGTGGAGGCGTGGATGTATCGTGTGATGTGGGTGCTGAGGTTTCTGTAATTAGCTCATCCTCCTCACCAGACACCTGTGATGAGTCTGAAATGGCCCATCTGTCTTCATCGCTCGGATCACAGCTTTGCATTGATTGTGTGTCCCTCCCTTCCTCACATTGACCTTTATTTATGTCTAATTTTATGTCCTTGTCAGCTGACTTCTCTTGTCTCTGGCTGCACATGCGAATTCcctcacaggtttttttttgcctgtgtttttttttcacagaggCAGCACGCAGACGCTGCCTTGCAGGACTGTCGTTCACTGTCACAAACCAGCGTTCCTTCTCTGCTCTTAAACAAACACTGCTCACATccacagctgcctctgtgtgtggctCATTCACAAGTTCTGTTTGGCTACCAGAACACAGACCCACTGTGGATTTGCTGTCACTATCATTAAGCTCTTCTGATTCTCCTGAATTTTGAGTGTCACTTGTCTCCCCTGCTGTGCCAATGATTTTTCCTCTTGGATAATCAGTCAGTGCCAATCTGTCTTCTTCAGCACCACTTTGGTTAAGCTGAACTGATAGATCTCTCAAATCTTCAGCCCTGCTTTCAGTTTCATCTCTCCCCTTGACATCAGAGCTCTGTTGTGTCTCCTGGGGGCCCCTGCTGAATGCTGAACCTTCTGAAGCCTCTGAGTCGCTGAGGCTGCAGTCATCGTGGCAGGCGAGCGAGGGCTGCAGCAGCCAGCACTCCTCGCTCTCCTCGAAGAAGCTGGTCCAGTCATATTCTGCAATGTGAATGCTGTGATCTAAGTCATCCATGCTGATACCTCACATGCTCCCCAACCTGGAGAAAGGATGAAATAGATTAATTCAGCTTTAGACTGGTACCTgaagtctctttttttccagcctCTACAGCTAAGAGCTGAAGTCCATGTAGaggtaattagtttgattgctgctaggcaatcaaatcttgttcttcttcttccacacagaggcatacaaagctctgaattgctctgataatccagcaattcagagcaatccttcacaccagcattcaaagcaatgcttcagctccAGCAATctaacttgcattttcttcaggaaatgcccttttctagttaaaaacagcagttcctcaggtggccacttgaggcttttCTTAAAGTGTAAGTCAATCCCACAAAACTCG
This window encodes:
- the perm1b gene encoding uncharacterized protein perm1b translates to MDDLDHSIHIAEYDWTSFFEESEECWLLQPSLACHDDCSLSDSEASEGSAFSRGPQETQQSSDVKGRDETESRAEDLRDLSVQLNQSGAEEDRLALTDYPRGKIIGTAGETSDTQNSGESEELNDSDSKSTVGLCSGSQTELVNEPHTEAAVDVSSVCLRAEKERWFVTVNDSPARQRLRAASVKKKHRQKKTCEGIRMCSQRQEKSADKDIKLDINKGQCEEGRDTQSMQSCDPSDEDRWAISDSSQVSGEEDELITETSAPTSHDTSTPPHAECVESDELEDSAEFLSIHSNDSESYMSAAESVEEPQHLLQDHLEQLHCSLSLMSDSHVLSLTTQSTQIHSYDSTVSRNEATTSCDHEPSLAFPSASHTATEMPDDDATRNDTHSVALCEPPATPVLQTHKLNLVASDQDDQLSPLPVPDLTITPCLVADSPEIYARAAGHTRPVYAISAFWDEMEKLTINDILHLRMGRSTPPRETHETVTPTADANPSFLVRTSSDSALMDTSDNTDSDYFTQTDESKPDRSSCEFSTSDFEEEYWQFLGISRNTSPDPHDRNQHWTTDSLFLSHEEVSTCSEGRETPVPIEEDLSGRCLDTEESQTSSRRITKSKSMHNVQALSKERLSLQGNDELFLSRCPPLEENTVLKVSGSLGTLIPASFLSSTDSLDYQKSLPEVVESLFTEDKTKTSCVTFYDPEDISVAPVFDYETSVSSLQCIEEKPIPIFSSSHPTVRELTFKKPDFVFLTANCEEMDDFSPFRVASRSFIQADQGGANSWKGLLSIRKIRFHGKGSMWYRRSGDWMFPEESGRLSMSREDPVVTVFSEGRVSSSSPQLFHEFEKQQKILEAFTKEGLFSTLKQSDMCLVCIAFASWVLRSSDPEAADAWKAALLANVSALSAIQYLRQYMKRRNPPGHER